In Solea senegalensis isolate Sse05_10M linkage group LG6, IFAPA_SoseM_1, whole genome shotgun sequence, one genomic interval encodes:
- the LOC122771399 gene encoding myeloid-associated differentiation marker-like protein 2: protein MDLQGGPYLNIKALCSPLGAARLCQLAMGCAVIAMVTHSAGFSGSHGVFCMAAWCFCFAMSVVVFFLDATRLHSCLPISWDNLTVTCAAFATLMYVTASVVYPLFFVRIECPYAGCHVRDFRIAVTVCSILCTVAYGAEVALCRARPGQAVVGYMATVSGLLKVVQGFVACIIFGALANGSEYYHHAATIYCVAVYVLCFTLTTLMVIMTVCGRTKAVRCMSFDRFAVVCTLLEVLLYLSASVVWPVICFDAKYGSPWRPSSCPQGRCPWDSKVVVAVFSFINFGLYVVDLIYSQRTRFVSSNTRANPRV, encoded by the exons ATGGATCTGCAAGGAGGTCCATACCTCAACATCAAGGCCCTCTGCTCACCTCTGGGTGCTGCCCGCCTCTGCCAGTTAGCCATGGGCTGTGCCGTGATCGCCATGGTGACCCACAGTGCCGGCTTCAGTGGCTCTCATGGCGTGTTCTGCATGGCGGCGTGGTGCTTCTGTTTCGCCATGTCGGTGGTGGTGTTCTTCCTGGACGCCACTCGCCTCCACAGCTGCCTCCCCATATCCTGGGACAACCTGACAGTCACGTGTGCTGCCTTCGCAACGCTCAT GTACGTCACAGCCTCTGTGGTCTACCCACTGTTCTTTGTTCGCATCGAGTGCCCGTACGCCGGCTGTCACGTCAGAGACTTCCGCATCGCCGTCACCGTCTGCTCCATCCTGTGCACTGTGGCCTACGGAGCTGAAGTGGCCTTGTGCCGAGCCAGGCCGGGCCAGGCTGTTGTGGGCTACATGGCCACCGTCTCTGGCCTCCTCAAAGTGGTCCAGGGCTTCGTCGCCTGCATCATCTTCGGAGCTCTGGCTAACGGCAGCGAGTACTACCACCACGCTGCCACAATCTACTGCGTCGCCGTCTATGTTCTCTGCTTCACTCTGACCACACTGATGGTCATCATGACGGTGTGCGGGAGGACCAAAGCTGTGCGCTGCATGTCCTTTGACCGCTTCGCAGTGGTGTGCACCCTCCTGGAAGTTCTGCTCTACCTGAGTGCGTCAGTGGTGTGGCCAGTAATCTGCTTTGATGCTAAATACGGGTCGCCCTGGAGACCGTCGTCATGTCCACAAGGGAGGTGTCCATGGGACAGCAAGGTTGTGGTGGCCGTGTTTTCTTTCATCAACTTTGGACTGTATGTGGTGGACCTGATCTACTCCCAGAGGACAAGATTTGTCTCCTCAAATACCCGCGCCAACCCGCGGGTGTAG
- the pycr1b gene encoding pyrroline-5-carboxylate reductase 1b: protein MSVGFIGAGQLAHALVKGFTAAGVIAAHRITASSPDTDLPTVSGLRKMGVNLTTSNKETVNKSDVLFLAVKPHIIPFVLDEIGPDIEDRHLIVSCAAGVTISSIEKKLLHHREAPKVMRCMTNTPVVVKEGATVYATGTHAEVEDGKLLEQLMASVGYCTEVEEDLIDAVTGLSGSGPAYAFTAVDALADGGVKMGLPRRLAVRLGAQALLGAAKMLLESEQHPGQLKDHVCSPGGATIHALHVMESGGFRSLLINAVEASCIRTRELQYLADQERISPAAIKKTTLDQVLQQPGVTVSGETNGNSRSGISLFNNRGPGVKKKN from the exons ATGAGTGTCGGATTTATTGGAGCAGGCCAGTTGGCTCATGCGCTGGTGAAAGGCTTTACAGCTGCAG GTGTGATTGCTGCACACAGGATTACAGCCAGCTCCCCAGACACAGACCTGCCGACTGTGTCAGGACTGAGG AAAATGGGGGTGAACCTGACAACAAGCAACAAAGAGACCGTAAATAAGAGCGATGTGCTCTTCCTGGCCGTAAAACCCCACATCATCCCCTTCGTTCTGGATGAGATTGGGCCAGACATCGAGGACCGCCATCTCATAGTGTCGTGTGCTGCAGGTGTGACCATCAGCTCCATTGAAAAG AAATTACTACATCACCGTGAAGCCCCTAAAGTCATGAGATGTATGACAAATACTCCTGTAGTGGTGAAGGAGGGAGCAACGGTGTACGCCACTGGGACACATGCAGAG GTGGAAGATGGCAAGTTACTGGAGCAGCTGATGGCCAGTGTAGGATATTGCactgaggtggaggaggacCTCATTGATGCCGTCACTGGGCTGAGTGGAAGTGGACCAGCCTAT GCGTTCACTGCAGTGGATGCTCTTGCAGATGGAGGAGTGAAAATGGGTCTGCCCAGGAGACTGGCTGTCAGACTAGGAGCTCAGGCTCTGTTg ggaGCAGCTAAGATGTTGCTGGAGTCGGAGCAGCACCCGGGCCAGCTGAAGGACCATGTCTGCTCACCAGGGGGCGCCACCATTCATGCCCTGCATGTCATGGAGAGTGGTGGCTTCCGCAGCCTCCTGATCAACGCAGTAGAGGCTTCTTGCATCAGGACACG GGAACTGCAGTACCTGGCAGACCAGGAGCGCATTTCTCCAGCAGCCATCAAGAAAACCACACTGGACCAGGTTCTCCAGCAACCTGGAGTGACAGTCAGCGGAGAGACGAATGGAAACAGTAGATCGGGGATCAGCCTGTTCAACAATCGTGGTCCAGGGGTTAAGAAGAAAAACTGA